From Rhizobium favelukesii, the proteins below share one genomic window:
- the mltG gene encoding endolytic transglycosylase MltG, with amino-acid sequence MSDTNHSNGTIGEESQQTQSGPIIPKSPSEALRPERVPEPPKRSKKARSQVIIFLNFVMTLVVLGCAAAVFLFYYAISSYQNPGPLETNTNFIVRSGAGVAEIAASLERNNIVSDARIFRYLTTTHLDDGESLKAGEYEIKAHASMNDIMELLKSGKSILYSVAFPEGLTVRQMFNRLNEDSVLEGDLPTVVPAEGSLRPDTYKFSRGTKRAEIIEQMAAAQQKLVDQVWDKRDPSLQLKSKGELIILASIVEKETGVPDERAHVASVFLNRLDKGMRLQSDPTIIYGLFGGDGKPADRPIYQSDLKKETPFNTYVVKGLPPTPIANPGRDALEAVANPWKTQDLYFVADGSGGHVFATTLEEHNANVKRWRQLEAAKGADPNIVVDGQPESQTQSDAPAAPAAQKKKKTN; translated from the coding sequence GTGAGCGATACGAACCACAGCAACGGGACGATCGGCGAGGAAAGCCAGCAGACGCAGAGCGGGCCGATTATTCCCAAGTCGCCGAGCGAGGCGCTTCGGCCGGAACGAGTTCCCGAGCCGCCGAAGCGCTCGAAGAAGGCGCGCAGCCAGGTTATCATTTTCCTGAACTTCGTGATGACGCTTGTCGTGCTCGGCTGCGCAGCCGCCGTCTTCCTTTTCTATTACGCGATCTCGTCCTACCAGAATCCCGGTCCCCTGGAGACAAATACGAATTTCATCGTACGAAGCGGCGCCGGCGTTGCTGAGATCGCCGCAAGCCTCGAACGCAACAACATCGTGTCGGACGCACGTATCTTCCGTTATCTCACCACGACGCATCTTGATGACGGCGAGAGCCTCAAGGCGGGCGAGTACGAAATCAAGGCGCATGCTTCCATGAACGACATCATGGAACTGCTGAAATCCGGAAAGTCGATCCTGTATTCCGTCGCGTTTCCGGAAGGCCTCACAGTCCGCCAGATGTTCAATCGTCTGAACGAGGATAGCGTGCTGGAAGGCGACCTGCCGACCGTCGTGCCTGCCGAAGGAAGCCTGCGTCCGGATACCTACAAGTTCTCGCGCGGCACGAAGCGGGCCGAGATCATCGAGCAGATGGCTGCGGCACAGCAGAAGCTTGTCGACCAGGTTTGGGACAAGCGCGACCCGTCGCTGCAGCTCAAGTCAAAGGGCGAACTGATCATCCTTGCTTCGATCGTCGAAAAGGAGACCGGCGTTCCGGACGAGCGCGCCCATGTGGCTTCCGTCTTTCTCAACCGGCTGGACAAGGGGATGCGCCTCCAGTCCGATCCGACGATCATTTACGGGCTGTTCGGCGGCGATGGAAAACCGGCGGATCGCCCGATCTATCAATCAGACCTCAAGAAGGAAACGCCCTTCAACACTTATGTAGTCAAGGGCCTTCCCCCGACGCCGATCGCCAATCCGGGCCGAGACGCGCTGGAGGCTGTCGCCAATCCCTGGAAGACGCAGGATCTCTATTTCGTTGCCGATGGTTCCGGCGGGCATGTCTTCGCAACGACGCTCGAGGAACACAATGCCAACGTCAAACGCTGGCGTCAGCTGGAAGCGGCCAAGGGTGCCGATCCCAATATTGTCGTTGACGGACAGCCTGAAAGCCAGACGCAGTCGGATGCGCCTGCCGCGCCGGCTGCCCAGAAGAAAAAGAAAACGAACTGA
- a CDS encoding YicC/YloC family endoribonuclease, giving the protein MALQSMTGFARCEGTSGRWRWAWELRSVNGKGLDLRLRLPPGLERMENDVRRLAGERFSRGNMQASLSVSAGVSRIETVLNQEALSAVLALRDQLGGIIDPAPLQLDTLLAIRGIIEFRETEDGDEAIAARDSDIVEGLITALADLRQMRELEGAALSRVLLDHIATIEGLTQTIDRDPSRSPQEIAGRLAAQVALLMDGSGKLDRDRLHAEAALLATRADLREEIDRLKAHVVAARDLLSKGGPAGRKLDFLAQEFNRESNTICSKSNVAAVTAAGIELKVAIDQFREQVQNLE; this is encoded by the coding sequence ATGGCTTTGCAGTCCATGACCGGTTTTGCACGGTGTGAGGGCACGAGTGGCCGCTGGCGCTGGGCGTGGGAACTGCGGTCGGTCAACGGCAAGGGCCTGGATCTGCGCTTGCGGCTCCCGCCGGGGCTGGAGCGCATGGAGAATGATGTTCGCCGCCTTGCCGGCGAGCGCTTCAGCCGCGGCAATATGCAGGCGTCGCTTTCCGTCTCTGCCGGCGTGAGCCGCATTGAAACCGTCCTCAATCAGGAAGCGCTCTCCGCCGTGCTCGCCTTGCGTGACCAGCTTGGCGGCATCATCGATCCCGCGCCATTGCAGTTGGATACTTTGCTCGCCATCCGCGGCATCATCGAATTCCGTGAGACCGAAGACGGCGACGAAGCGATCGCAGCGCGCGATTCCGACATTGTCGAAGGCCTGATCACGGCCCTTGCCGACTTGCGTCAGATGCGCGAACTGGAGGGTGCCGCATTGTCGCGTGTCCTTCTGGACCATATCGCCACGATCGAAGGATTGACGCAGACCATCGACCGTGACCCCTCCCGCTCTCCGCAAGAGATTGCTGGCCGACTGGCTGCGCAAGTCGCCTTGCTGATGGATGGTTCGGGAAAGCTGGATCGCGACAGGCTGCATGCGGAAGCCGCGTTGTTGGCCACCAGGGCGGATCTTCGCGAAGAGATCGACCGCCTGAAGGCGCATGTGGTTGCCGCCCGCGACCTGCTCAGCAAGGGTGGTCCCGCCGGGCGGAAGCTCGATTTCCTTGCACAGGAATTTAACCGCGAATCGAATACCATCTGCTCGAAGTCGAATGTCGCTGCGGTCACGGCCGCCGGCATCGAGCTGAAAGTCGCTATCGACCAGTTCCGCGAGCAGGTCCAGAATCTGGAGTAG
- the gmk gene encoding guanylate kinase, with translation MKPAKTAPIPIARRGLMLVISSPSGAGKSTIARTLLETDKQIGLSVSVTTRQRRPSEIEGIHYHFKSVREFERLRDADELLEWAEVHGNFYGTPREPVEQAMADGRDMLFDIDWQGAQQLQDKMSADVVSIFVLPPTMTELQSRLHRRAEDTEEVIATRLANSRSEIGHWREYDYVIINDDLNTAFEAVQSIVRSERLRRDRRHGMFDFVTKLLEETPAL, from the coding sequence ATGAAACCGGCGAAAACCGCGCCCATCCCGATAGCCCGCCGCGGTCTCATGCTTGTCATCTCGTCGCCATCGGGCGCCGGGAAGTCGACGATCGCTCGCACCCTGCTGGAAACGGACAAGCAGATCGGTTTGTCCGTCAGCGTGACCACGCGCCAGCGCCGGCCAAGCGAGATTGAGGGCATCCACTACCATTTTAAGTCGGTCCGCGAATTCGAACGGCTGCGCGATGCCGACGAATTGCTGGAGTGGGCCGAGGTGCACGGCAATTTCTATGGCACGCCGCGGGAGCCCGTTGAGCAGGCGATGGCAGACGGCCGTGACATGCTGTTCGATATTGATTGGCAGGGCGCACAGCAGCTTCAGGACAAGATGTCCGCCGATGTCGTGTCCATCTTTGTTCTGCCGCCGACGATGACGGAGCTTCAGTCCCGCCTGCATCGCCGGGCCGAGGACACGGAGGAGGTGATCGCGACGCGTCTCGCCAATTCGCGCTCGGAGATCGGGCATTGGCGGGAGTACGACTACGTCATTATCAATGACGATTTGAACACTGCTTTCGAGGCGGTGCAATCGATCGTTCGTTCCGAACGGCTACGCCGCGACCGGCGCCACGGCATGTTTGATTTCGTCACAAAGCTGCTTGAGGAAACGCCGGCTCTTTAA
- the rsmA gene encoding 16S rRNA (adenine(1518)-N(6)/adenine(1519)-N(6))-dimethyltransferase RsmA, which translates to MAALDGLPPLRDVIQRHGLDARKALGQNFLLDLNLTQKVARTAGSLEDVTVFEVGPGPGGLTRAILALGAKKVIAVERDSRCLPALAEIAAHYPGRLEVIEGDALKTDFEALPPEGPVKIIANLPYNVGTQLLVNWILPKQWPPFWQSLTLMFQKEVGERIVATEEDDHYGRLGVLCGWRTKAHMAFDVSPQAFTPPPKVTSTVVHLTPNENPIPCSVADLEKVTHAAFGQRRKMLRQSLKPLGGEALLNKVGIDPQRRAETLSVAEFCLLANSL; encoded by the coding sequence ATGGCTGCCTTGGATGGGCTGCCGCCCCTTCGCGATGTCATTCAACGTCATGGCCTTGATGCACGGAAGGCGCTCGGCCAGAATTTTCTGCTCGATCTCAACCTGACGCAAAAGGTTGCGCGAACGGCCGGCTCGCTGGAAGACGTCACGGTTTTCGAAGTAGGCCCGGGCCCGGGCGGCCTGACGCGCGCCATTCTGGCGCTCGGCGCAAAGAAAGTGATCGCCGTCGAGCGCGATTCTCGCTGCCTACCGGCCCTCGCCGAAATTGCTGCCCACTATCCAGGACGGCTTGAGGTGATCGAAGGCGACGCATTGAAGACGGACTTCGAAGCTCTGCCACCAGAAGGTCCGGTGAAGATCATCGCTAACCTGCCCTACAATGTGGGCACGCAGCTTCTGGTCAATTGGATCCTGCCGAAACAGTGGCCTCCCTTCTGGCAATCGCTGACGCTGATGTTCCAGAAAGAAGTCGGCGAGCGCATCGTCGCGACCGAAGAGGATGATCACTATGGACGTCTTGGCGTGCTTTGCGGATGGCGCACGAAGGCGCATATGGCGTTTGATGTATCGCCGCAGGCCTTCACACCGCCACCGAAAGTGACGTCGACGGTCGTTCATCTGACCCCGAACGAGAACCCGATCCCCTGCTCTGTCGCTGATCTGGAAAAGGTCACCCACGCGGCCTTCGGCCAGCGTCGCAAGATGCTGCGCCAGAGCCTCAAGCCCCTCGGCGGCGAGGCCTTGCTCAACAAGGTGGGCATTGACCCGCAACGGCGGGCCGAGACGCTGTCGGTCGCCGAGTTCTGCCTGCTTGCCAACAGCCTTTAA
- the pdxA gene encoding 4-hydroxythreonine-4-phosphate dehydrogenase PdxA, translating to MAISFSRPLALSQGDPAGVGPDITLLAWMRRRELGLPPFVFIGDPDVLALRAKLLGLTVAIRETDCANANDVFADALPVLPIAAGIGVVAGEPHVATAKATIAAIETAVSLTISGEALGVVTNPIAKSVLYESGFPFPGHTEFLADLAARATGQAAMPVMMLAGPKLRTIPVTIHIPLKDVPQALTAELIVETCRIADADLRRRFGIEQPRLAIAGLNPHAGEDGTIGKEDEAIIKPAIQFLRSEGINAIGPLPADTMFHDEARARYDVAICMYHDQALIPAKALGFDDSVNVTLGLPFVRTSPDHGTAFGIAGKGLAREGSLVAALKLAGHLGRTVEGRL from the coding sequence ATGGCGATTTCGTTCTCGCGCCCACTCGCGCTGAGCCAGGGCGATCCGGCCGGTGTCGGCCCCGACATCACATTGCTGGCTTGGATGCGGCGCAGGGAGCTCGGGCTCCCTCCGTTCGTGTTCATTGGCGACCCTGATGTGCTGGCGTTGCGTGCCAAGCTGCTGGGCCTGACGGTTGCCATTCGCGAGACCGATTGTGCCAACGCCAATGACGTCTTTGCCGATGCCCTCCCCGTGCTTCCCATAGCTGCAGGCATCGGGGTTGTGGCGGGCGAGCCCCACGTCGCAACAGCGAAGGCCACGATCGCTGCGATCGAAACAGCCGTCTCGCTGACGATTTCAGGTGAAGCCCTTGGCGTCGTCACCAATCCAATCGCCAAGTCGGTGCTTTACGAGTCCGGCTTCCCCTTCCCGGGACACACCGAATTTCTGGCAGATCTCGCCGCCCGAGCGACGGGACAAGCAGCTATGCCGGTGATGATGCTCGCCGGTCCAAAGCTGCGCACCATTCCGGTCACAATCCATATTCCCCTCAAGGACGTGCCTCAGGCGCTGACGGCGGAACTCATCGTCGAGACCTGCCGGATCGCTGATGCCGACCTTAGGCGTCGCTTCGGGATCGAGCAGCCGCGGCTCGCGATAGCCGGTCTCAATCCGCACGCTGGCGAAGACGGCACGATCGGCAAGGAGGATGAGGCGATCATTAAGCCGGCCATCCAGTTCCTTAGGTCCGAAGGCATCAATGCGATCGGGCCCCTGCCCGCCGACACCATGTTTCACGACGAGGCCCGGGCGCGTTACGACGTCGCAATCTGCATGTACCACGACCAGGCGCTGATACCGGCCAAGGCGCTTGGCTTCGACGATTCTGTCAACGTCACCCTTGGCTTGCCCTTCGTGCGCACCTCGCCCGATCATGGTACCGCCTTCGGCATTGCCGGCAAGGGACTTGCACGTGAAGGCAGCCTCGTCGCAGCCCTGAAGCTCGCCGGCCACCTTGGACGCACTGTGGAAGGGCGCCTTTGA
- a CDS encoding peptidylprolyl isomerase, translating to MIGAKRTVKTMIAGAAFAMLAAFASPQTGSVFAASEVRVVVNGTAITSGDVAKRQAFLRLQHQKADAKAAEEQLVDQALKQQEIARVRMSVSKDDVDASFARFASGNKLTTDQMTQILERAGVGVAHFKAFIAVQMSWPRLVNARYGSSAHMSNSDLVARMMENKQKPETTEYILQQMIFVVPASKKGIVGKRKSEAEASRSKYPGCEQAKVFAATMRDVSVRDLGRVMAPELPAEWKPLVEQAKGNTTATRVTDRGVEYIAICSQRQVSDDQAAEMVFRQEDLDKAKAGKNAPPENPNAQKYLEELRKKAQIMRP from the coding sequence ATGATTGGCGCCAAAAGAACCGTCAAAACAATGATTGCCGGCGCGGCTTTCGCAATGTTGGCAGCGTTTGCCTCACCGCAGACGGGATCAGTTTTTGCAGCAAGCGAAGTCAGAGTGGTCGTCAACGGCACGGCCATAACCAGCGGTGATGTCGCCAAGCGCCAGGCATTCCTCCGGCTGCAGCACCAGAAGGCTGATGCGAAGGCCGCCGAAGAACAGCTGGTCGACCAAGCACTGAAGCAGCAGGAAATCGCGCGCGTGCGCATGTCGGTTTCCAAGGACGACGTCGATGCATCGTTCGCGCGGTTTGCGAGCGGCAACAAGCTGACGACCGATCAGATGACGCAGATTCTCGAACGCGCCGGCGTCGGTGTCGCTCATTTCAAGGCTTTCATTGCCGTGCAGATGAGCTGGCCGCGCCTCGTCAATGCGCGCTACGGCTCGAGCGCCCATATGTCGAATTCCGACCTTGTTGCCCGCATGATGGAGAACAAGCAGAAGCCGGAAACCACGGAATATATTTTGCAGCAGATGATCTTCGTCGTCCCCGCCAGCAAGAAGGGCATCGTCGGCAAGCGCAAGAGCGAAGCCGAGGCATCGCGGTCGAAGTATCCAGGTTGCGAGCAGGCTAAGGTGTTTGCCGCAACGATGCGCGACGTATCGGTACGCGACCTCGGCCGCGTTATGGCTCCCGAACTTCCGGCAGAGTGGAAGCCGCTCGTCGAACAGGCAAAGGGCAACACGACGGCGACGCGCGTGACCGACAGGGGTGTGGAATATATAGCCATATGCAGCCAGCGTCAGGTGTCCGACGACCAGGCAGCGGAAATGGTGTTCCGCCAGGAAGACCTCGACAAGGCGAAGGCAGGCAAGAACGCACCTCCTGAAAACCCCAACGCCCAGAAATATCTCGAAGAGCTGCGCAAGAAGGCGCAGATCATGCGCCCCTGA
- a CDS encoding LPS-assembly protein LptD, with protein MAAGDRKTLSKQLVALFVGAALSTYSNGLPAAFAQDALQNMKPTVSGDEKLILSANELVYNKDAQIVSAIGGVQINYAGYKMVSQRVEYNQQTGRLMALGNVELVGPDGNRMYADKLDVTDDFGNGFVNALRIETADNTRLVAETGERVGGTQMILNKGVYTACLPCAEKPERPPFWQVKAERVIQDGVKHTIRLEKARFELLGHPLAYVPWIEVPDNTVKRKSGFLFPSFVTAQNLGFGLSVPYYYVISPSSDLTVTGTGYTTQGFLLDAEYRQRFENGTHTLRMAGINQLSPETFTAGTSDAENDLRGVVASKGDFQINPRWAFGWDVMAQSDNNFSRTYSLKGLDYSTKTNQVYLTGLGKRNYFDLRSFYFDVQNADTNDVAERQQAIVYPVMDYHFVAPQPLAGGELSADINFTNLSRTHDDFYSVAGFDRFRGLDGQTSRLTGELEWKRTFVTPEGFLITPLLAARGDALALNMTPPPTSGTFVYDGNYDDSNAATRSMFTAGLEMRYPILGTTANSTHLFEPIVQIYARPDERLAGGLPNEDAQSFVFDATSLFERDKFAGYDRIEGGTRANVGFQYTGTFDNGYKLHGIFGQSYQLGGQNSFDTADLVNVGADSGLESDVSDFVGLGGIETPQGIALAASYRLDEKNLGFRRGDLTAGFQNDNLQSQLIYTHVSAQPAYGFAEDNDEIQAKGTVKFKDYWSVFGGVAWDLQDNTIVRKTFGLTYEDECTIFTIAYSEKRDTSAETASDWSIGARLTFRTLGDINLGGAVDTNTTIYQN; from the coding sequence GTGGCGGCAGGCGACCGCAAGACTCTTAGTAAACAGTTGGTTGCCCTGTTCGTAGGCGCGGCTCTGTCTACCTATTCCAACGGCCTTCCTGCTGCCTTCGCACAGGATGCCCTGCAAAATATGAAGCCGACCGTATCTGGCGACGAGAAGCTGATTCTGTCGGCAAACGAGCTCGTCTATAACAAGGACGCGCAGATCGTTTCGGCCATTGGCGGCGTGCAGATCAACTACGCCGGCTACAAGATGGTGTCGCAGCGCGTCGAGTATAATCAGCAGACCGGGCGCCTGATGGCGCTTGGCAACGTCGAGCTCGTTGGCCCCGACGGCAATCGCATGTACGCCGACAAGCTTGACGTCACCGACGACTTTGGAAACGGCTTCGTAAACGCGCTCAGAATCGAAACCGCCGACAATACGCGCCTGGTTGCCGAAACCGGTGAGCGTGTTGGCGGCACGCAAATGATCCTGAACAAGGGCGTCTATACTGCGTGTTTGCCTTGCGCCGAGAAACCGGAACGGCCTCCCTTCTGGCAGGTCAAGGCTGAACGGGTCATCCAGGACGGCGTCAAGCATACGATTCGCCTCGAAAAGGCGCGCTTTGAGCTCCTTGGTCATCCGCTTGCCTACGTTCCGTGGATCGAAGTTCCCGACAACACCGTGAAGCGGAAGTCCGGCTTCCTGTTTCCTAGTTTTGTCACCGCTCAAAATCTCGGCTTCGGCCTGTCCGTCCCGTATTACTACGTTATTTCGCCGAGCAGCGACCTAACGGTCACGGGCACAGGTTATACGACGCAAGGCTTTCTGCTCGACGCAGAATATCGTCAGAGATTTGAAAACGGCACGCACACGTTGCGCATGGCTGGTATCAATCAGCTCAGCCCGGAGACCTTCACGGCCGGCACAAGTGATGCCGAAAATGACCTCCGCGGCGTTGTCGCGTCGAAGGGAGATTTCCAGATCAACCCTCGCTGGGCGTTCGGCTGGGACGTCATGGCGCAGAGCGACAACAACTTCTCTCGTACCTATAGTCTGAAAGGACTGGACTACTCGACAAAGACAAACCAGGTCTACCTAACCGGTCTCGGCAAGCGGAATTACTTCGATCTGCGCTCGTTCTATTTCGACGTGCAGAACGCCGATACAAACGACGTCGCCGAGAGGCAACAGGCAATCGTCTATCCGGTGATGGACTATCACTTCGTGGCGCCGCAGCCGCTCGCCGGAGGCGAACTTTCTGCCGATATCAACTTCACGAACCTGTCGCGCACTCACGACGACTTCTACAGCGTCGCAGGATTCGACCGGTTCCGTGGTCTTGACGGCCAGACGTCCCGTCTGACGGGCGAACTGGAATGGAAGCGGACGTTTGTGACGCCTGAGGGTTTCCTGATCACGCCGTTGCTCGCTGCGCGCGGTGACGCCTTGGCGTTGAACATGACACCTCCGCCGACCTCTGGCACGTTTGTCTATGACGGCAACTACGACGACAGCAATGCGGCGACGCGTTCGATGTTTACCGCCGGGTTGGAAATGCGCTATCCCATCCTTGGCACGACCGCAAACAGCACGCACCTGTTCGAACCCATCGTTCAAATCTATGCGCGGCCCGACGAACGCCTTGCCGGCGGTCTTCCGAACGAGGACGCGCAGAGCTTTGTGTTCGACGCGACCAGTCTTTTCGAACGTGACAAGTTCGCCGGTTACGACCGCATCGAGGGTGGCACGCGCGCCAACGTCGGCTTCCAGTACACTGGCACGTTCGACAATGGTTACAAGCTGCACGGCATATTCGGCCAGTCCTACCAGCTCGGCGGCCAGAATTCCTTCGACACAGCTGATCTGGTGAATGTCGGCGCGGACTCTGGTCTGGAGAGCGACGTGTCCGACTTCGTCGGTCTCGGCGGCATTGAAACGCCGCAGGGCATCGCCCTCGCGGCCTCCTATCGGCTTGACGAAAAGAACCTCGGTTTCCGTCGCGGCGATTTGACAGCCGGCTTCCAGAACGACAACCTCCAAAGCCAGCTGATCTACACGCATGTCTCAGCGCAGCCGGCGTATGGCTTTGCGGAGGACAACGATGAGATCCAGGCCAAGGGAACTGTTAAGTTCAAGGATTATTGGTCGGTATTTGGCGGCGTAGCCTGGGATCTTCAGGACAACACCATCGTGAGGAAAACATTCGGCCTGACCTATGAGGACGAATGCACGATCTTTACGATCGCATATAGCGAAAAGCGTGATACCAGCGCCGAAACCGCCAGCGACTGGAGTATTGGCGCCAGGTTGACCTTCCGCACGCTGGGCGATATCAACCTCGGCGGCGCGGTGGATACCAACACGACCATCTACCAGAATTGA
- the lptG gene encoding LPS export ABC transporter permease LptG, with protein sequence MIFGTLGRYFFRRYLLTTMWFFLGVIGIVYLVDFSETAGRLSGLPGYTVTGGLVMTAVRLPLIMQQTVPFIALFVGMTVLIGLNRKYELVVTRAAGISVWQFMSPFLAGAFLLGVLVMTVLNPLAAWGQRQAAIVESNWRGEGSATNAAPQVPWLRQISSGDDAIIGAHTVLENGTLLMDAVFVHFDSTDHIILRQDAASAKLEDGYWLLKNVVERRPGEVAARKDEVRVRTNLKQDFVQQRLTAPETIGFFDLSSRIDAAKSFGIPTKALETQFHSLLSQPLLLVAMTLIAATVSLKFSRFNQSRSVILGGILSGFVLYVVTVLVKAFGSSGVVPPFVATWIPVTVALALGATILLHQEDG encoded by the coding sequence ATGATCTTCGGGACGCTCGGCCGCTATTTCTTCCGTCGTTATCTGCTGACCACAATGTGGTTCTTTCTCGGCGTGATCGGCATCGTCTACCTCGTAGATTTCAGCGAGACGGCTGGCCGCCTCTCCGGTCTTCCCGGCTACACCGTGACAGGCGGCCTCGTGATGACGGCCGTGCGCCTGCCGCTCATTATGCAGCAGACCGTTCCCTTCATTGCCCTCTTTGTGGGCATGACGGTTTTGATCGGCCTCAACAGAAAATACGAATTGGTCGTGACGCGCGCTGCCGGCATCTCGGTTTGGCAGTTTATGTCGCCCTTTCTTGCCGGCGCATTTTTGCTCGGCGTCCTCGTCATGACTGTCCTCAATCCGCTGGCAGCATGGGGGCAACGTCAGGCCGCCATCGTCGAGAGCAACTGGCGCGGAGAAGGCTCGGCGACGAATGCCGCGCCGCAGGTTCCGTGGCTTCGCCAGATCAGCAGCGGGGACGATGCCATCATAGGAGCGCATACGGTTCTGGAGAACGGCACGCTGCTTATGGATGCGGTATTTGTGCATTTCGATTCGACCGACCACATCATCCTGAGGCAGGACGCCGCGTCGGCAAAATTGGAAGATGGTTACTGGCTTCTTAAGAATGTTGTCGAGCGCCGTCCGGGCGAAGTCGCGGCACGCAAGGATGAGGTGCGAGTCCGCACCAATTTGAAACAGGATTTCGTCCAGCAAAGGCTGACAGCCCCTGAAACTATTGGATTTTTTGATCTTTCGAGCCGAATTGACGCAGCGAAATCCTTTGGGATTCCGACCAAGGCTCTCGAGACGCAATTTCATTCATTGTTGTCCCAGCCACTGCTGCTTGTTGCCATGACTCTCATTGCTGCAACAGTGTCTCTAAAATTTAGCCGGTTCAACCAATCGAGGTCGGTGATTCTGGGTGGAATCCTGTCAGGCTTCGTGCTTTATGTGGTCACCGTGCTTGTAAAAGCATTCGGAAGCAGTGGGGTTGTCCCGCCTTTCGTGGCGACGTGGATTCCGGTCACCGTTGCCTTGGCTTTGGGTGCAACAATTCTGCTTCATCAGGAGGATGGCTAG
- the lptF gene encoding LPS export ABC transporter permease LptF: MKLLETYILRRVGQMFLVALLPVLAIIWTTQVLQRVNLVTDSGQSMGSFAKLATLILPSIIPIVLPFAIVIGVTQTLTTMNNDSELTVIDAAGAKRGIILRPILILAAVISVFSFLVDNVVEPKAKTGVRQMVAAAYADLLSTVIEEKNFRRIDTGLYVQISERLAGRVLKGLFVVDERDPAFELIYYAREGAVDEKGTSLIMHDGEVHRKTQTGEVSVIRFDSYSFDLSDLTQNRGQATLRASDRELPFLLNPDPNDKDYIAKPGSYRAELHRRLTDWVLPMVFALISLAIAGDARSHREARLHPMVAALIFAFAIRWASFYAANQIDTDPEYIGVLYAIPVIASLLAIASLSHHKRLSVVSAMSDHIAAAWQRLLRRFGRSAGPSAGGSA, translated from the coding sequence ATGAAACTGCTTGAAACATATATACTCCGGCGTGTTGGCCAGATGTTTCTCGTTGCCCTGTTGCCGGTGCTCGCGATCATTTGGACGACTCAGGTTCTGCAGCGCGTCAATCTGGTAACCGACAGCGGCCAGTCGATGGGGTCGTTTGCCAAGCTGGCGACGTTGATCCTTCCATCGATCATTCCGATCGTGCTGCCGTTCGCAATTGTCATTGGTGTCACGCAGACGCTGACGACGATGAACAACGATTCGGAGCTGACCGTCATCGATGCGGCCGGTGCCAAGCGCGGCATCATCCTGCGCCCGATTCTTATCCTCGCCGCGGTTATCAGCGTCTTTTCCTTTCTGGTGGACAACGTCGTCGAGCCGAAGGCCAAGACCGGCGTTCGCCAGATGGTGGCTGCGGCTTACGCGGATCTGCTCTCCACAGTTATTGAGGAGAAGAACTTCCGCCGCATCGATACCGGTCTTTATGTGCAGATATCGGAGCGGCTGGCGGGGCGTGTGCTTAAGGGCTTGTTCGTCGTCGACGAGCGTGACCCTGCGTTCGAGCTCATCTACTACGCACGGGAAGGCGCCGTTGACGAGAAGGGCACGTCGCTCATCATGCATGATGGCGAGGTTCACCGCAAAACGCAGACCGGCGAAGTCTCCGTCATTCGCTTCGATTCCTACTCCTTCGACCTGTCCGATCTGACGCAGAACCGCGGTCAGGCAACGCTTCGAGCATCCGACCGCGAGCTTCCGTTTTTGCTCAATCCGGATCCGAACGACAAGGACTACATCGCCAAGCCCGGCAGTTATCGTGCCGAATTGCACCGCCGTCTGACGGATTGGGTTCTGCCGATGGTGTTTGCGCTGATTTCGCTGGCGATTGCCGGTGATGCGCGCTCCCATCGCGAAGCGCGGCTGCATCCGATGGTGGCGGCGCTCATCTTTGCATTCGCGATTCGTTGGGCGTCATTCTACGCCGCTAATCAGATCGATACTGATCCCGAGTATATTGGTGTCCTCTATGCGATTCCCGTGATCGCCAGCCTCCTCGCAATCGCGTCTCTGTCGCATCACAAGCGTCTGTCGGTCGTGTCCGCAATGAGCGACCACATCGCCGCAGCTTGGCAAAGACTGTTGCGACGCTTCGGGCGGTCGGCAGGTCCCTCCGCGGGAGGTAGCGCATGA